gtcacCAAAATGGGTCTGTTCTTAAGGCTTGGCAAGACTTGTGTATAACATACAACAACATAATACCACTTTTTCTCTTGAGCTACATGATAACTCTCTCATAATTGAAAAGCAGAAGTTAAACACAGAGAGTGTGTTAGCACTGTACatataagaaaaataaacattactgATATACAAAATATTAGGGACATCTTAATACTGAGCTGCTGCTTAAAAGTCTTACTGTAAGAGATCTGCTCTTGCTGTCATTggtatacttaaaaaaaaaaaattataagtaACTGTGATACTGGCATTTACCCAAATTCACCTTGTCAGTGTATGTCAGGTAAATAAGGAATGTCCCTAATATGCTGTACATTGAGTCCGGTACATGCTGTAGAGCTCCAGGCAGGTGTGTTGCTGCTCACAGTTCAGGCAGTGATGGACATGTTGTCTCTGTAGCAGGCTGGCCTCTGGGGGCCGCTGTAGCTGCACAAGTCCTGGTAGATGCGGGCCATCTGGTCACTGGCCAGATTATCACACATGTCCAGGTTTGGGTTGTTGCAGTAGGGCTGGGAGCGCCGCATGTTCACTGCCTCCAGCAGGTGCTGGCAGTTCACCACAGTGATCTGCCATTTGGGAGAGGACACagaaagatgtgtttttattgtaaacacTTCCTTCATGtaggttaaaaaatatattgattttttttgctcGATAAGTAAACGTTTTAAATGGCCTATGTGTTAACTTGATTGATGTTACCTGCACAATGATCAGTTTGCTCTTGGCATTGCTGAGATCATGGAGCTCTTCTCCAAAACAAAGAGTCACTGTCGGATCAGGAGCAGGAAACTGACCGTCCTGGTACAGCTGTAGAGCTGGAACATACAAAGTATGTGAACAGCTGTTTAAACAATCTTTGCAAGTTAGCAATCCTCCATTAGGATGTGACTTGCTGTaagcatcaaaaagaaatgtatgtgttttgcATTGATTTTGACTCTTCCGAGCTTTTAAAATAACTGAATAGAGACTGAAAATACATAGAGGCTCACCATGGAGAAACTTTCCTGTGTCAAAAATCTTGACTACAGCATCTCTTTCAAGTTTACAAGGCACAGGGCTGTATTGTGAGCCCACTTCTCCCAGCCCACTCCAGAAGACACGGCTCTGGCACAACCTTTTGATAAAGATGCCCTCTTGGTTGGCACGGACCAGTACACCTCTCTCCAGGTGGCCCAGGAGCTTGCGTGTGACATGGCGCTGGCGGTCGTACTCAATGTGCTCAGCCGGAGGAAAATGCACACTCTGCATGCTGTCTGAACTGTATAGGGCGCCACGGCCCAGGTGCTGTGGGGCGATCCGGCAGCCTTCAGGATGAGTAACCGGTGTGGTCTGCATCAACTTCCCTCCATAGTAGAAACTGATCATCATCTGGGAGAAAGCTGGAGAATAGATAATTTGTTAAGCTTTGCAAATGAAAACGAATGGAAAGTATCACAAAATATATAGCCTGCATGTTATTATCAATTTGTGTTATGATCACTGTTGATGCTTAACTAATGATCCGATGTGATTTTGACGCTTTCATGAATAGTAATATAACTGAATACCTGAGGTGAGATTGCCTGATGGCAAAGGGTCCTGATGCAAGGGAAAAGCTGTGAAATACAGGAACAAGAGATGAGTTAAGGGCCTTATTACCACATTGTCATGTCATTATTTTGCTGCATCATCAGAAATAATATTTCTTTAGCACGATCTCAAAAAGAATTAATCCTCTTAGTCAGCAAACTTCAACAGGATGTTAGTCAATTCTTCCATTGCAGAATTCAACAGACAAGCAAATAACCTCTATTTAGAACCCTCAATCACAGGAGCATGTCAATGAGCTTTCCACTGTGGTTATTTTCAAAGACATAAAATCTCATACCTCTCAAAGACGGAACAGTCTTACTTGAGAAGTGTAACAAAAGGCTGAGGTACGCCTGGGCTGCAACACTGACTGAACAGCTTCATTTAGTCAGAGGAGTTTGTGTTGTATGTTTGAAAGGTTGTCTCACCATTAATGCTACCCGGGGACCAATACTCTGGACTGGCCTGGATACTACAGCCATCCTCCTGCGAAAAGACAACAATGTCACAAGCTGCTGACAAAAAAGCCCCTTTGAACACTTCACACAGTAATGCAGAGCAAGTGGGAGCGTGGGCATGCTCGGTGCAAGTGTTGGAGGAGACAGCGCAGAGTGATAAtcggaaaaaaaagtgacacaaaagcTGCGTGGCAATTAAGGCAAAGTGCATCTTGCAACAGATGGGGagaggggagagacagaggtaATGAATTTGGTTTAATAAATGGTTTTAAGTGAGAGGTATTCTCACCTCTTTTATGAGCTCCTCTATCTCTGCAGGGCTGCAGTCCATGTCAGTGATATCACAAGCGCTGGTGGTAGTTGCCATGACCATCGCTGAGACTTTGCCATCTGTAGGTGAAAGAATAATTCATTGTTGATGGTACAAACatgtaacttctttttttattgctaataATTGAATAAAGTAAGTTTATCCCGCAACATGCATTGCACTGGAAATTGAAATGATAGGATTGCgtaaaaaaatatctgtttcaaaaatgaaaatgtcttaacatgaatctaacatattattagcaaatataataAATTCCTACTGCTTACTGGCCTGTAGGTtaggtagtcactaaggccatcTACCGAGTAGATATAATTTGCGTAGAAGATAGATTCATACTCAGGATTCACTGTGCagcatgtatgtttaacattgaaacatgatttataaaaccatggCAACATATTAGGccattttaatagcttagtattctatgcaaaaaagaTATGCATAGAGGTTTTAGGTCACCCCACATGTTGTTGCAGGCCCAGttaaaaatgcaattaattttaaagaatttatGAAGCAGGGGGGTCCCTGCTTGTCACagtttcagttaaggggtccttggcttaaaaagcGTCGTAGACCCCTGTGTTAAAGAATAAAACGCTGTCTTTCATGACATTAATTGTTCAAAAACTCACGCTTCTGCTCTTCCTCTGGTACAATGCGATAGACTTTATAGGGCTCAGAGATGTCTAGCTGCGACCTTTCTGTCACCTCCTCAAAGTCGGGGCTTTTATTCAGGGCACAGCGGAGTCTGGTCTTCCATGTTGCAGGCTCAGCCTTGTCCCCCTCCTTAAACTTGCCTTTAAACACAGCCCAGGCCTGTGGAGGGAAACCCACACGTTAAAGATGGTATTGTAATGGAGTAAAGTTGGATGCTTCAAGacaaaatctgaaaattaacctttatttttcaacttttagaatgaaagaaaaaaataaaatcaaaatctgATTTACAATAGTGACAATAATTGGCAATTGTTGGcaatttaacatttacaatttattgtgaaaatagCACTGATGCTagactattattactatttaaaaaaataatttggttAAATTTCATTGAAGTTAGGTTGCATATGCTATAAACAAATAATAGCAATGCCATTTAAAGGTCTAAATGATAGTTTCCATTCAGCCACAAAAGAACCAGACTTAAAAAAAGTGCTTGACTTATCCAACAAGATTTAGTAGCCTGTAAAGTTTAGTGCCAAAAACTCCATCTAGTTATCTGACAATGGGGCTACACGAGTGCTGTCAAACCTTAAAAATGGATGCGTCTACTTCTTGGTTGTAATCCTGTTTCCCTGCGTGTTTCCATGGAATTCGGAACATAGTGCGGCTGTCATCCTCCCACTGCAGTCCAGAGTACTGGCCGCTCTGGATCTGCTCCACCAGCCACTGCTTCAGTCTCCGACCTCCCGGGTTTGACATCACGATGgagaaaaattgtttttggattGTTCCTTTGTACCTAAATAGGGAGGATTTCATTCATGAAAGTATGTCAAATATAGTTTTATTTACTCTTGTCTAAGATAGtattataatgtatatatatatatatatatatatatatatatatatatatatatatatatatatatatatatatatatatatatatatgaaactatatatataaaactatatttgacatactttatatcatactttatatatatcatactttatatatataatcaAACCGTTTAAATTGTGTCCTAAAGCTTTCGCCCGTTAGGGTagaaatcaaaagtaaaagcactTACAGTTTAACAAGCGGTTGAGCTCTTTGCCCTGCTTGGGATATCCTGCGATGTTGATAGATGGCTTACTGTCAGCTTTAATCAAGTGAGTTCTCCCTGACATATGCCTATATGGACTTTATTGTGCTCCGTGTCATGAATGAAAAAGCTGGGAGATGATTTGACAACGCTACCTCCCTCTGACCAATGACTGCGTTGAAGCTTCAGTATGCCGGCCCATTCCGGAAGTGTTTTTCTCTTAACTGCGGGTATTTACAAGAAATGGCCTGACACAAGCGATGGTTGTAAAGTTGCTGCCCACGCTCAAAGCCACGCTGAATAAACCCGGAGAGTCACAAGTTACCTTGAGCTGTGGGGGATTTCTGCGCTCCAGACAAAGGTAGCCTAATGCGTCCCTCAAGCGCCCACTCAGTACTGATGAGAAACATCTAAATGTTCTCGAGCAGTAGCCTACTGTTTGTATTATGGTAGGTTGATTCCACAAGTCCTCTGAGAGATATcctttactactactactactactaataataataatgtaaactaTGATGGAGGATAAGTAAGAAACCCGCCAGGAATGAGCCTGTCTGAACATCGGACCACAGTGAACAATCACTCTTTTCAGCCATGAAAGATAAACAAGCACATATACGTAGttgtattatacaaataaacaacatttcaatttaaGGTAATTTCAATCAAAGAGTGGGGTTGCATCCTACTGTTCTATTTCCCCTAACCCAGAATTCAGGTCTAAGGAAGCAatgatgtattattttaaagatttcatAATGGTATGTTGATGCTCTTCAGAAAGTGAAAACCCTGAGAAAGCATTTCTAATAAATGTCAGTAGTCTTGATGTGTTGCTTTACACATCACATGGCAAAAGACCCACAGGACTAATTTGGAACCATGATCATGTGGGACATGTTTGAAgtatgaaaacatatttttatattgatgTATTGATTTGGCTTACTGTATAATGCCTTTTATGTAAATAGTGTTACCTGTGATTAAGAGCTATTCAAATTGTAATCTTTCCCTAATAAACAACTGGTGAGCGATGTAATCTGCAAATaataaatctgtaattttaaaatgttccgGTTATCcatatttttcattaaatacagttttaactGCACTTATACAGTTTCATCCTTAATTTCTCATATATTGGTTTGTTGTCATGTCTCGGGGTAACACCTCCAACcttttacaattaaaaacattgaaatcacGGTGTATAAGCATGTAGTTTTGAATCCTTGATGATTATTGTCTGGTAGTAAAACATGTACcacactgtatattttcatGAAGCTGCACAACAAGCGTCTAAGCAGCATTAGCAGGTGATCTGCTGAGTAAAACCCAGACAACTTTCCAATCGTGAATGCAGACTGAAATTTAAGAAAAGCTATTCTGTGTTTTACTAGTGCGGTTATCAAGCTGCCTCATGAGACAACCAGCTTATCTAGAGGTGAGCTGTGCAATACATTACTAaccacatttatatttacacacagaGTGTTGATAGTACATATTTATTAGCATTACCATAGTTTTTGTCATTCACTGAATTAGAAAATACgaacaaaaaacaccataaatacacacaaaaattaaCTGTACCCATGAATGTATGAAACACATTATGTATAAATCAGCTTTGTCACAATAAAAAGATCAAATCAGAGCATTAGTAAAATCAGGAAGACAGCAGAGAATCTTCAAACGTAGTCATAGCTTTACTCAGCAATACTTAATGTGGCTTCCCAATTCAACCTGCTCTGTATAACTTAAACATTTTacccatttaaaaatgtattccgTGTTTTTTCCCCCTGGCTTATCTTATCTGGACAAACTAGACAGGGTTTGTCTGttgtactgttttttgttttgttctctcaGCCTGATAAGAGACATAACTCAGCAAGAGGTTTGTTGGCTAGCACAGAGTTGTGCGAACTGACAGAACCAACTCACAGCTTTTCCTTCACCGCTGGCCACCAATAGGAATTGACATTAAGTTACTAAGTTCCACTGTTGGTGCTAGATTGGTACTTTGTACATATAGTGTGTTGACAACTTGAAATCTTCTtcaaatatgaaacaaaaagtaCCAACTGGAATGAGAGAAGAGTATCCAACTGGGTGTAAACAAATACTGTTTACTACACGGGCAGTGATGTGCTGCAGTAATGTATTCATTGTTGTTATAACATATGTAGGTGGCTAGCGTATTTGCTGGTACATGCAATGTTGATAGTGTTTACACATTTGACAGTCATGCAGTGGTGTTTGCTTTCAGTAGGATGTACGTACATAACACATTTCATGCTGTCAGCCTGGCAAGCATGCCAACTTCCCCACCTGCAGTGTTGCTCGAGTACACCACTAACACTAATAccaataatttatatttttattgatgCCCGGTAGGTAAATTACCATTATaatgtacactctgtttgttagaacacactacacacaggtctgaaatacacatacattaagAACCTTGACAGGACTTTAAAATAGTACATTTCAGAATAACTGCTCAGAATAATGGCCATTAAATTGCTTGTAGATTTGTGGATTTCATTGTCCACCAGCACAGACTAGACATGCACATAATTAGAGACAAAATGTTCCTTTAAGATTGCATTAAATCAGTCACTTAAGGCTACCGAGATGAACGTTGCAGTTGTAAAGTGTCCAcgtaaaaatatgttttattcatcatGGCTAAGGTGCTGAGGTGTTAAGAGTAAGGCTTCTGTGAGCACCAATACCACAGTTGTGGCTCTACTCAGTTAAGGGAGCAAAGAAGGTACTGGTTGTGGGTTAGGGTCTGTAGCCCAATTCTAAATCAACCTCCATTGATTAGAAATTAATAGACAGATGGAAGGTAAGAATGAAAGATATGCCTGGCTTTTAAGGGGGGATTTATTTCATCCTATGCTTTCAGAGTTATACAAAGACCTTAAAATTGAACACATCTTGGCGTTGATTTGGAGTTGGGTACAGAATAATAGCTTGGTGTCTTTTACAGACAGCCATGAGCAGGGCTATAGCGAGACCAGAGGCCTGTGCTTCAACTGCTGCCTTCATCACGGTCGGTCGGCAGAGAACAGACACCTACACCTTGATTTATCCAGCGCTGGTCTGCTCCTCTCCTCTGGCTTTGCTGTTGCTCTGTGAACTGGCTCAGCAGGGCGCACACCTGCTCCTGGTCATTAAATGGACAGGGACGGAAACTGGACCGTAACCATGCTCGGTACTGGGGACAAGAGGACAGACAAATAACATAACTAAGtaaatgtcattgtgttaaGATCAAATTACAATACAGTGTTTAATACCTTACTGACTATAAATTTTTTTGTATATGCATATCTGTAGTGGTATTGACAGGCAAATTCAATTTAGTTTTGTTCCCAAGCTataaatctacacacacacaacaaaaatataccTTTGAAATGTGGTATCTCAtacaattcaattctatttatagtatcaattcataacgagagttatctcgagacactttacagatagagtaggacTAGActacactctataatttacaaggactcaACAGTTCTAGTGGTTCCCTCCAGAGGAatcaacagtgcaacagtggagagtaaaaactccctttttggaagaaaccttggacagacccaggctttcGGTAggtgtctgacgggccagttggggttgaaatgaagagtggcactaaaagtcacagtaaaagatacaGACAGAGTAGTGTCTTTAAACAATGAGCCCAAACTAAAAAGTACCTATACTATGTATCCAGTGCTTTCATAAGATCAACCGAATCACATTGGATCAGAGTTATTTTCTTGTCATCTGAGTCAGAAAGATACAACAATACAACCATGAGAGCAAAGTTGATTTCATAGTTTGAACAGAATTTTTgacaatacaaaatgtacatcATTAAATTATAATTGCTGTATTCAGTCTCTCAGCAGGAGGTGATGAATACAAAAAGATGGCCTGCAAGGGAGCTTGACAGACAATTGGAGAGGACAGGACAGACAGTTTTGGATGAGACAGTTGACTCTCTGCAAACGTTCCTGCTCACATAGTCACCTGGAAAATCAGTCCAAAAGCCTCAATGCGGTGAACCAAAAGCTATGTATCTTTTTTCCTGACATGTGAAGCTACACCATGTGGACTCAAAATTCCAAATCCAAGACATACTATATTCACGTTggcatgtatttttatttcaaggtGGTGTAGAATTTAGATGGCTTCAGTTGTACAGCACAAAATGAAAGGGTCTGGGGTGATAACAACTTCTTCCATGAAACTGACTAAAGTGCTCTTTTGTCTCTTCCCACAAATATATTTGTCCCTTGGTCAGGTCAAAGAGAAGTGTGAAGATCAATTGCAGTTGGTGAGCTGATGGTAGTAGATAGTAATTGCTTTATGGAGATAGATACTTTAGGAGCATCTTTTGTGTGTAAAGGTAAGTTATTCATGAATagtatttttctatttatcaCTAGATACATTTTCACTAGAATGCATACTGAGATTGTATTACATGCTGCAGTCTTCCTTTCCAGTAAAGAATTTCAATGTTGGTTTAACGCCAGCAACTGAAAAAAGTGaggaaatgcatttttcaaattatgtcaAGGATTTTGTGCAATACCTTAGTCTTTATGAAATACAATGAAGTGAAAGTCACTCTGAATGTATTACATTCATCTTCCTAAAATAAGTATTCTCACACTTAACCCCAAAACCAAATGAGTACAGCACCACTGACTCATAACAACATGAATACTCAAAAGCACAGTATAATAAAAATCAGAGGACTGATATCAGGTGTAAGATTCTACTGTCAATCTGTCATCTTGAAAAGGAAAACGAATCTTGTTAGAAGCTGCGAGGTTCTTTCAAATCTTCCACATCAGAATACTTTTATACTCGGGTTTGATGTCAGATGTATCAACATCAAAAAAGGGTGGCATTACAATCAGGTAATGCTCAcaaaaagtggatttttttctgttagagTTCAAGTCATAACCCTGCAGTTAAGACAAAAGGTTGATTTAAGGCAGATACATTAGTTAACTGTAGGAAAGCTCAGGTTCATAGATGAATTGTTTTAGAACAATGACACTTTTTGATTCTtttaacagaataaaaacaacaaaacatgtataGTACAATGCAAAGAATTTAAAGGAGACCTATAATAGGTCTCCTTTAAACGCTTTTCCGTCATATCTATTATGTTACAATGTGGGATGGTTATATTAAACATGGCCAAAGCATCAAAGAATCAGGTaagaatatttaaaagaaatactcaGATTTCACACTGTTATGTACACTCtggttttaactgttttttctaCTCTCCACACGGTATGAGGTCATaggaaccttttttttaacatatggTTATCTGCTCCAGAAAGACATGTTACTAGTGTttactttacatactgtacactgctTTATTTAGCTACATGTTAATACCAGGGAAACCTGTAATCTTGGCTGTCCATGTTGTTAATTAACTTTTAGAAGCCTGTATTGGTGTATTTTATGGTATAAAGTCCCACTATATACTCCATTGCAGACTCAGTCACTTTCCAACTGCAACGGACTGTACAAAGTCAGCAACAACAGAGCATGTGGATGCTAGATCACACCCAATACACAAGCATACTGTGCAGGGCTTCAACACCAGTCAACAGATGTTACTGtgttattaatcattttttcccaattttggATGACACATTTGATTGTGTAGTTTTTGGTTTAGAAGCCGTTATTGGTGATTTCTCATGGTGGAGTATAGTGCAGCTATACTCTGCTACAGTTAGTCCTCGGCTACAACAACAGACAGGAAGGGAAGCCCAAGTGTTGACGTGGacaccatggatgtattataagacCTGGATACAGCCTTCAAGGCGGAGCCCGGTTCCTTCctatgagagttgctcagtggcgCATGATCAGCACTGTTTCTGCAATTGGCGGCCCATTGAGAAGGCGCACTAGAGACCTATTTCCGGTTTAGCGCTCTGTCAACTTTAGTGGGGATTAAAGGATATATCCGTGCGTCTCTTCTAAACGTTCCAAATGTTATCAGACTGAATGAATCAAATTCAGAtaataaaacaagttattttgcATGGGTTGTGACACTCAAAAGATTTATCCACTGATTTACAGACGTTTCTTTCACCATGTAAGTGTATGGGAAAATTACTTTTTGGGCCATAGGGCATCACATGACGGGCCGGGAGTTGCAATTCCAATGTTTGGCTACTATGTTCAGTTTGTTTCAAAGCCTGGCGCACTTCCTGGGGTCCGGGTCAATCTAGCATCTAACGCAGAGCACAGATACAGAGGCTCTGGAGATCCGGAAACATTGACCAATCAGACAGTGGGTGAACACAGGTGCAGCAGGTGTTTTTTGAACTAAGTATGTAAGCCTGTTCAAGTAGAAACACAAGTAGAAACCTGAAAAAGGTGAATAATAGGTCTCCTTTAAGTCTTTTTCAGTCGTTTAGCTCTCTTCTTACCTTATCTGAGTAATTTTGGGAGCCTAATTTTACACCCTACTCTGACctgttacagtatgtttaagGAATTAAAAGATGAAAGTTTCTTCTGTTGCCAAATTAGCAGAAGACAGTGGAGGATGTGCACTTCAGTGTATTGTTATACATGTCTTGTTACTATGACGCATTGGCAGTGAATGTAGTTACAGCTGCATTAGTGAGTACATTGTTGTCCAGAGGCTTCCTCACTTTCTATCTGAGGCAGATGTGGGAAAAGCACAGCTACAGAAATCCCATTTCCCCTTAAATCCTCGAAATCGGTGCAAGAATTACAAacaatgaacatttttttcagtcatGTTGCAAGATGCTGACAGTAATACTAAACACGTGATGAGCAGTACCAAGCTAATGCAATCCCAGCAAACCCCCTGCAGTTCCCCTTCTCTACTCAAAGGCTGGGCC
The Etheostoma cragini isolate CJK2018 chromosome 1, CSU_Ecrag_1.0, whole genome shotgun sequence genome window above contains:
- the irf8 gene encoding interferon regulatory factor 8; amino-acid sequence: MSNPGGRRLKQWLVEQIQSGQYSGLQWEDDSRTMFRIPWKHAGKQDYNQEVDASIFKAWAVFKGKFKEGDKAEPATWKTRLRCALNKSPDFEEVTERSQLDISEPYKVYRIVPEEEQKHGKVSAMVMATTTSACDITDMDCSPAEIEELIKEEDGCSIQASPEYWSPGSINAFPLHQDPLPSGNLTSAFSQMMISFYYGGKLMQTTPVTHPEGCRIAPQHLGRGALYSSDSMQSVHFPPAEHIEYDRQRHVTRKLLGHLERGVLVRANQEGIFIKRLCQSRVFWSGLGEVGSQYSPVPCKLERDAVVKIFDTGKFLHALQLYQDGQFPAPDPTVTLCFGEELHDLSNAKSKLIIVQITVVNCQHLLEAVNMRRSQPYCNNPNLDMCDNLASDQMARIYQDLCSYSGPQRPACYRDNMSITA